One Manihot esculenta cultivar AM560-2 chromosome 6, M.esculenta_v8, whole genome shotgun sequence DNA segment encodes these proteins:
- the LOC110616971 gene encoding protein STRICTOSIDINE SYNTHASE-LIKE 10, with protein sequence MDNLLATTFLSCFFFFFVISSAEGHKLLSGKMRSEDDLKSYSQLDLPGVVGPESIAFDCNGKGPYVGVSDGRILKWQELGWAEFAVSSSNRDRKACDGSTDPDKEPICGRPLGLKFNPATCDLYIADAYYGLLVVGPKGGVPTQLATSAEGVPFRFTNGLDIDPRTGVVYFTDSSIYFQRRVYILAIISSDKSGRLLKYDPRSKKVTVLFRGLAFPNGVALSKDNSFIVVAESGRSRILKFVLVNSEIHSPGEVFAELGRLPDNIKRNENGEFWVALNTGRGRIQRMGGEWFVNDPVGIKFSEDGKIVRALDGNGGKILDSVSEVEEHYGRLWLGSAVQPYVGCMKN encoded by the exons ATGGATAATCTGTTGGCTACCACGTTTTTGTcttgtttcttcttcttctttgtaaTTTCTTCAGCAGAGGGTCATAAGCTGCTGTCTGGTAAAATGCGTTCTGAAGATGACCTCAAGAGCTACTCTCAACTTGATCTCCCTGGAGTGGTTGGCCCAGAAAGCATTGCCTTTGATTGCAACGGCAAAGGGCCATATGTTGGTGTTTCCGATGGCAGAATCCTCAAATGGCAAGAACTTGGTTGGGCTGAGTTTGCTGTTTCTTCATCCAACAG GGACAGGAAAGCCTGTGATGGCTCAACAGACCCAGACAAGGAACCTATTTGTGGAAGACCACTAGGCCTCAAATTCAATCCTGCAACTTGTGATCTCTACATTGCAGATGCCTACTATGGACTTCTAGTTGTAGGACCAAAAGGAGGTGTTCCCACACAGCTTGCTACTTCAGCTGAAGGAGTCCCTTTCAGATTCACCAATGGTTTAGACATTGATCCCAGAACAGGAGTGGTTTATTTCACAGACAGCAGCATTTACTTCCAGAGAAG GGTTTATATTTTGGCGATCATAAGCTCTGACAAAAGTGGAAGGCTATTGAAATATGATCCAAGGAGCAAGAAAGTGACAGTATTGTTCAGAGGCTTAGCATTTCCAAATGGGGTGGCGCTGAGCAAAGACAATTCGTTTATTGTAGTTGCAGAATCAGGCAGATCAAGAATCCTGAAGTTTGTGCTCGTGAATTCTGAAATTCATTCCCCAGGAGAAGTGTTTGCTGAACTTGGAAGATTGCCAGATAACATCAAGAGGAATGAAAATGGAGAGTTTTGGGTGGCATTAAATACTGGAAGAGGAAGGATTCAGAGAATGGGTGGTGAATGGTTTGTGAATGATCCTGTAGGAATCAAGTTCAGTGAGGATGGAAAAATAGTTAGGGCTTTGGATGGAAATGGTGGGAAAATACTTGACTCGGTTAGTGAAGTTGAAGAGCATTATGGAAGGTTGTGGTTAGGATCTGCTGTGCAGCCTTATGTTGGCTGCATGAAGAATTAG
- the LOC122723875 gene encoding zinc finger protein 652-B-like, producing MDKAHFSVSFQLEYLIVNERATGSVGGRSEGGDDDDDGEGGDDDDDDDDDDDEEENDDEDEDGEEEVIYVQIYIIFCIYFISLIWDWVAFSVGAGDMGPTSSSGVSNMQDLRCYSASYASSVYPTQSQAQTQVGNNDVRFKKGKSASGSVSKSWSFNDRELQRKKRVASYKVYSVEGKVKGSFRKSFRWLKDR from the coding sequence AGGGCCACCGGTTCAGTTGGCGGACGAAGTGAAGGCGGAGACGACGATGACGATGGTGAAGGCGGAGACGACGATGACGATGACGATGACGACGACGACGAGGAGGAAAACGATGACGAGGATGAAGACGGTGAAGAAGAGGTAATATATGtccaaatttatataattttctgcATATACTTCATTTCTCTCATCTGGGACTGGGTTGCGTTCTCTGTTGGTGCCGGAGATATGGGTCCCACTTCATCGTCCGGTGTCAGTAACATGCAAGATCTCAGATGTTATAGCGCCTCCTATGCATCCTCCGTCTACCCAACACAATCCCAAGCCCAAACCCAGGTCGGCAACAATGATGTTCGGTTCAAAAAGGGCAAGTCTGCAAGTGGGTCTGTTTCTAAGAGCTGGAGTTTCAATGATCGGGAGCTGCAACGAAAGAAGCGAGTCGCTAGCTATAAGGTTTACAGTGTAGAAGGGAAAGTTAAAGGCTCTTTCAGAAAGAGTTTCAGGTGGCTCAAGGACAGGTGA